In Aethina tumida isolate Nest 87 chromosome 2, icAetTumi1.1, whole genome shotgun sequence, the DNA window aaatcaatatattatttttgaaatataaaaatatgtagttatttattatttttaattttatgaatcttagtctaatataatataataataagtcactataacttttaaaacaaatatatttttaaaatatatgaaattattttattttaataaaaagataaataaaaaaaataatattttttttcatataaataaaataattttcagaaattattattttattcataatttatcctAAAGCACACaactataaatatgtttttaaatatatattatttaaatataatatttttataactacaaataattaaatttattcaacggTTTGctacttttgttttaaaaatatgtagttatttattattttcaatctaAGAAAGACCTTCTTATTTTCactaaatataagtaaaaaaatgtgacttaaacatttatcaaataaatatacctttttttaatatactacaTGTCCACTAagtcaacattttaattttaaaatttaaatgttgagtCCACTTTTGTGTAAATTGTGTAGTAtgaatatcatttattattcaaaaaatacataatataatagaaacagaataaacaaaaacagaatagagcaaattttcttttcaataaaaatttattagtcatAGAAAATTTTCTAATCAATGTAATTAACCAGATAATAACTATTGTGTCATCTGTAATCAAAACCAATCTCCCAGTTTTGACCTATGAACAAATACTACCTTTATTGTTAAACGAAATAATGTGAGACATGTAATTTATtaggtattattttaaaagaatacgCTTCATTTccgtttgtttatttagtaaaacgacctttattattcgaaaattaaTTGCCGCTGAGTGACTTGAAAATTACTCCTCATTACTTAACTGTAAAAACGTTGTTTTTccttaatttcaatttgctGAAGGATTATTTTTCAACTGTACTATACAATTCTCAATTAGCATTCAAATGGAATTTACTTCAAAAACATTCAGTACACTAGTTATGTTGAAGTGTCGGTGTGGAGATCTGCAAGCACCTGGTTTCGTGGTGGCCGGCCCCGAGATAAATCTGGACCATTGAGTGCCTCCGCCCGCCGCCTCCGCCGTCGTTCGTGACGTAGTCCCCCCCGTTTCCATGGCGACGGGCGCACCGCGTGACGTCAGCCGCTCCTCGAGTGCGATGGGCGTCGGCAGCGCCGGCCGGGTACCGTTCTCCAGTCCTGCCAGTCGGCTGTTGCTCTCACACCGGTCTCTGTGTCAGGATTCTAGGCCGATTGGAAAGTGAACGACGGGAATTGGTCACGTTTCTGATcgacacaaattttaattggttcATTCGCATGTGAGTTCTATAGAACATTTCTATATCAGTAAATTCATAcgtttacattaatattttatcatcaatTGACAAAGTTAAAActgaagaaattatttataaaatgaatgaagGTTATTTAATGATGTTTAATTCTGATGTACGGTATCTTAGAATCTACGCCTGTAAATTGCGTGTAATTGTTCTGGCAAACGCATCGCCTTCCATTATCAATTCTTCGGCATCGCACCGAACGACTTAACGTTCGTTCGCCGGAAAATTCCTGAGGTGAAACCCCTTACGGTAAAGACAGGGCAAGGCGAGGCGCAGTAGGACGAAGTGGGAACCTATATTTACCCCCGGCTGACCCACATCCATCGTGCACTGCGAATAAACCAAACCCCCAATCCCCACCCACGGCCCGCCGGACTCCGACGGCGACGCGCCGCTCCCAAGGCCCGGACTACGCGGGCTTTTGTTCCGCCGCAAAAATCCAAAAGGCGATGCCGTCACGTTTTTGCCGCGGCGTCGGTTTGCGGGAGACTCGACAATTGTTTTCGACTAGGATCCGGTTAAATCTCGGTACTGCTCCCGATGGGAATTGCCGGTTCTACGTCCTATGCGTtgtattatttgatatttttatattttttctgggGTTCATTCATTCTTGCTACAATAGAATATGAAGATGAATGAACTATTTCGTATTAACTAACaagttaatacaaatattaggtacaaaaaaaaaagtaatgctataatatataataatgatttatttgaaaaaaaaagaagtaCACAAGACAttctaaaataggtggtcACAATTTGGGAGCAATTAGAACACgttgaataatgaaaaaagtataattttcaaaaaattctttttcttatattttcataacctTTGATACCACTGTGTTTAAATTTCGTTCTCTTTCTCTAcgccacaaaatatttttcaaaataatcaagtttttcatattctttgtacaatttaaaagaaaaaattaattttaattctgccATTTTTCAGTTTGAAcgtcattttaaatatgttcaaaatatttcttgtgttaaaaattgtgtattcaAATGCTATAATTCGTGTCCAATTTAAAGCAATAAAAGCACACGAAAGTCACATTGCCAATGTGATCTCGTACATTTGATTGTTGATTACATGGTGAATTTTTtgctaaataaacattattttaatgggattatcttattttaagtaaaataaatccgatacctaatattattgttattaacaaatatattgtgCGTATCGCccttaaaatgttataaattatgtaaatcacCCTTAAgagattttaacattttttatttcaaagttcACCCGCATATGTCGCTACTAAGTTATGGTAATGGTGACCATCACAGAACACTGTAAAACACAAGAGGTTCTATAAGAAAggtaaaaacataataatatttcatagcATTGTTTCAGTGACAATTACAAaatgaatttgatttttttataaaagatatcAACAAATTAGCAAATAAATTGCAGTAGGAACGggattcaaataaaaacatttgcgCGGTTGTCATGCGCAGACACAAATATCTCACATGGCGGGATTTTGtcatgtaaacaaataattgtctTAACCTTTCTGTCAAACTTATTCGAATTGAActgtttaaaatcattaaaatttcgcGTGTAATTACAATCATTTGAATAGCATGTCCTCACAAAGGTACAAATCCTCTGAACCAGCATTGTGCGAAGTATACAACAATCGCATGATGAAACAGGAGAAGAGGTTCGAAACGTCAAGAAAAATTTCGCCTGCTCTTCCAAAACAGACCAACACGTTAAGAGCCACCAGCCCGAATTCCAACAACTCAATGCCCTTGAAGAAAACCACCAAACACCACGCCACCAGCCCACCAACTAAACACATCTCTCGATTGGAAGAACCGGATCTGAAATCCAAGATGAAGTCTGTCAAGAAGTCAAACAATGAAACCTGGGCCAACtgcttaaaaaacaataaaaccaaAGATCCATATGGGTTCAATAAGTATGATCCCTTGAGATTGGTGCATTTTTTGACTAAGGAACTGAAGAGTCATGTGCAAAATATTTTGCCCGAAGATGATTGTACTCGAGATATGTTGGGGCAATTAGAAACTGCACTTAATAGAGTTCCACCTGAAGTTGCTACAGCTATACATTTACAACAAGCCATTGAATTTTTACCCAGATCTAAAAGTCATTCTTCTATTAATGATGAAAAACCTGTAAGTTGATATttagtttgttgaaaatatttatttgtttacatataatttcaggaaaaattagaaaaatcaaaaaagttgCAGTGCAAATCTATTCAAACTTTAACTGACAAGGAGGATgataatttacacaaaatgatGGTAGAAAATACTGAAAAGTTGGAAGCACAAATTAAACTGTTAGAAGAGACAGTAGAAAAGCTGAAGCAGGAAAATGAACAGAAAAAGAACAAACTTGCTGTTGAGAAAGACAATGTAGCATATTATAAGGGTCGTCTTGAAGAACTAGAGAAAAATCATGTAAGTAGTTATCCAAAATCATAATTCATTAAGACATTTTAAGTAAAAGTTGAATAAGCActattataaagttaaaattatgtaatcttAGCTTCTTGAGAAGAGTAAAAAAAACGCTTCAGAAACACATCTCCAAATGAAGTTGTTGGAGATGACACGTAAGGATCTTAGTAAAACCTTTAATGCACTAAACATATCAAAACTGAAAGCTGAAACGCAATTGAAAGAACTCCAAATGCAACTAAAGATCAGCGAAAACGAAAAGGAGAAGTACATCGCGAGCCGCGACAAACAAATTGAGGAGATCAAGAGCGAAATGTCGCGCTTACAACAGGTGGTAAATGAATTACTGAAAGGGCTCTACTTAACCACCTTATTGCAAAAATAGTGAGTAGAATACGAGAGACGCTCTAGCAACGTTCACTACCTCCTGTTAGGTCTGGGTCTCTATTATAACATCGCCCTGTACTTCTCCCCCACTCGCCCATCTTCCTCTGATTTACATTATCTTTGAACTGTCGTGTTTTCAGGCCGAAACGGTCAACgttaaaatctacaaaatggAGGAAGAGAAGTCCACGCTGGAGACCCAAATCAGCCAGCTAAAACTTCAACTGGCCGACGTGTCGAAGCCGCGCGAAGAACTGCGCGTCCTCATCaaagaaatgaagaaaaacaAGAGCGACACCGACGCGGAGCTAATGAAGCTACGGCACCAGTTGAAGCTGAGCGAGATAGAGAAGGAGAAGTACATGGCCGTGCTGGCCGTTCGGGACAGGCAGATAAACGAAATCAGAAACGAGATGTCGCAGCTCCAGGAGGTCGTGAACGAGCAGTTGATGGAGTTGCACAGCAACGCATTTTCCAATCTACCTTCGCAAACGTGTAGTGATAGTAAGTGTAgaatttcaatcttaattaacGTTTCAAGGGGATAAgtctcataaaattatttgtcatcatcttttctttttattaaatatttcttattagtaTACTGTTCTTACTATTGAAAAGCCATGaagatttaatcaatttaatacacAACCTACAGATtcgatatttcaatttttctagGTGATATAATAtcagaatcaaaagaaactggTGATAGTTTACCATCTCCAATCACCAGAGGCAATCCGCGCTATAAACGCCAAGAagaaatgttcaaaaatatgCCGGAAGGTGACATAACAGACCGTGATAAgatctttgaaaatttgatagaCTTAGAAAACGAAATTGATCACGTTAAACCTAAAGTAAGCCATGTCtgttgaaaacttttttaccTTCCGCCTACCTTTATCACATGTTTTgaacatttgttaatttaatttttttttatttctaggaTAAAATTGATAGTGAGAAACCCCCTCTGTATGAAGCAACTAACTCTCAAGTCAGTATTAAGGATGTTTTGACGGAGCTGAAAAGGCAGGTCTATTCTGTGAGTGGACAATCTATGAGCTCATGATTATTTAGCTCTAAATTTCACGCAATCGTTCCAGAATCTCCGTGCTCAATGTATATTTCTATGActtgtattttgtatatatttattattgtgatcTTTAGTTGTAaactatgtaattaattaaattattgtgacatttctttatattaatataccttttatacaaattgtatttttgtaacctactttttattttatagaatctataatatcattaaaagCAGTctattatatagtttttatttttcaattatggcTTCAACCGTAATCATATTCCTCATGCAACGCAATGAAACGTGGAAATTGCATCGTAATGTCCCCATATCCATTGAATGCACCGCATCTGCATTTCGCAATCCCATTCAATAGACACTAATCCATCCGCCGACTCCATATTCCAACATTCTCGTCGCCACTTTCCAGTTGTTCTTGGCAATATCATCCCGATAATCCCGCATCATCGTCTCCGTCAGAAATTTTCGGCTTAATTTCTCGCCGCGAACATGTCGCGAGAGGCCCGCGATATTCGGGACGTATCCGCGCAATCTAATCCGTGCGACGGATAACCGACCTGCATAATTCTGAATTTTCCTGCAACACTGCAATTGCACGGCTGGATGCAAAGGATGACGTAGGTATAACGTCATAACGGACCGATCGATATATGCGGTGACATGGATATGTACGTCATTCGCGGCGgccaatatcaaaatttattttaaaacgtgtTTCGCACGCACCGATCTATAGACACATGGTTAATTGAGTCGAGGGTGGTGCGTCTATTTCAGGAGCTTGCATAAAGTGCAGAGGAAATGGTAAGGTTTAATTGATGTGGGTGAGGGAGTTTGCTACCGTATTACAAGTTACTccatgttaaatatataaatagccATCTGAAAATACGCAAGAAACGCTACTCTCTCGAAACAAACTACCACGATAAGAACTACGATCTCTAACTCCCAACAACTCAAGTTTTGTTGTGTTGAAATGCTTATAAAGAAATCAAACTAATCTCTCGGATGTAGAACCCAGATTTAAAAACCATGATGAAAGTTAGTGAAGAAATGTATCAATGAAATTTTACCCAAAAACTTAGCttaatagatatatttaattctttcatTTAAGTTCACAagatactaataaaataaaaaaaaaaatgaaatgattatATTCGGGATGACTCTTTCTTAAACTAATAGtaagaaaatacaaaaaagttcaaggcaattaaattatttagtccaAGTCTAAGGTGAAGTCTCGCAAGAAATCCAATAATGAAACTtggatcaataaataataaaaaccaaatagGTTACTTCGAGATTGACGTATATTTCACCAAAGAACTGAAGAGACATGTGCAAAATATTTTGCCCGAAGATGATTGTACTCGAGATATGTTGGGGCAATTAGAAACTGCACTTAATAGAGTTCCACCTGAAGTTGCTACAGCTATACATTTACAACAAGCCATTGAATTTTTACCCAGATCTAAAAGTCATTCTTCTATTAATGATGAAAAACCTGTAAGTTGATATTTAGTttgctgaaaatatttatgtgtttacatataatttcagGAAAAATTAGAAGAATCAAAAAAGTTGCAGTGCAAatctatttaaactttaactgACAAGGAGGATgataatttacacaaaatgatGGTAGAAAATGCTGAAAAATTGGAAGCACAACTTAAAATGTTAGAAGTGAGAAAGACAATGTATCATAGGGTCGTCTTGAAGAGCTTGGGCAAAATCATGTAATAATGTAAGAACTTGCTGAGTTCGAaagtaaaatgataataaataaaaactcgtatttttagaaaaagcagtatgtagtaaaattaaagAGTCGAAATCTGTTgaggaaaataaaaactcaTTAGAAATACAACTCCAAATGACATTGTTGGAGATGACTCCTCGGAATCTTAGTAAAAGCTTTAATATGCTAAACGTATCAAAACTGAAATCAGAAACTCAATTGGTGCAGAGGAAATGGtgagttttaattaacgtGGATGGAAAAGAGTGCTTTAAATGATCGTATTACAGGTAACTTCCtgtttaatatatgaataGCCCACTTAAAATACGCAGtccctttttttatttgtgtttttcagCATGAATaaggataaaattaaatgtatatcatttttattcgttTCAATAATCCCGCAGgtattgaatttttcattgCAAATACATTACACActgttgtaaaaatattacctgCTCCTCGTTTCCCACATCTCCGTGTGATCGTTACGGTTATATCTAGGCCATTAAAAACCCCATTAAAACTCCCGATTAAAATTCTAACAACATATAGGCGGTTTGCGATAATtcccttaataaatttattgcttaCGCGATGAAAACATGCAAGTCCGTTAATCAGATTTCATTAAGAGGGAAAGCAGATAGATTAACTTATGCTTAGAAGTTTTTAGGCAGCATAAAGTTCACACGTGTGGTCATGCAACAGCTTGATTCTAATTCAAAGCCACCGTCGATCATTTACAGCCGACCAAAGTTATTCAAACACTGATGGGGGGATGATTAATGCCGAATTAAAAACTTTCGGgcgctttttaaaaattaaatatgactaGATAATTCCAAACAAAACTTCACTAATTTATTcagtcattaaaaaaaaagaaaagttaACGCCTCACCGctctattataattaatgagcGTTTTGCGGCGAAACACTCTAGCGCGACGCGCccgaaatattttgaattatgttaCACATATTTATCTAAATCGTGTGTGGCGGAAACGTTCGTTACACGTCAAACACATGCGAAAACACAAAAGGGGAAAACGTTTCGCAAATAATTTTCGCCTCGGCTCACGCTGGTGGATTTCATGAAATCAAATCCGTGTTCGAAACCATTCGGCATAATTGCATCATTCCCGGCATACTTTACCCTTTTGTTTATGCTACTTTTTAATGCTCGCTTAAGtggcatattaaatttatcaaattgttcgaaaatatgtttaaacgtTCAGTCCTTAAGAGGTCCATTTAGGCTTGGGCAGAggattttttaacatacaaaTTCATCTTCATCTGAAGGAATTCGAAATCGCAGCATAAACTTTGGCATtgcttttaaaaatgagtacagtatctctttaaaattttatgatttatgaaGATAaccaacatattttattaaaatagttaatattttgtataatattcttgtctacaaatattttgaaatactgCAAGAGAAATTTGGGGTCCCTTTTCTTGGCACTGTATAGaaccattacagaaaattattagtaaaattcgTGAATAGAAATATCATGGGAAatgtaatggaaccattttccaacgataatttaccagTGACTTGAACTTTTGTGCATGATAACGATGGGAAACATGCGTCCAAAATTATTctcaaaattggttaaaagataatCATCTTGAAGTTCTCGATTGGACAGCATAAAGTCCGGACCTGAATCCAATTGAAAGCTTATAGAACGATATGAAATCtcgattaaaacaacaataatcatcaaatttgtatGAATGGTTGTATCTGAAAAGTCggagaatttaatttcaaataagcGCCTATAAACTCATATACTATATAGGGGAATATCTTATGGGTTcacgtcaccgacatgctcatgactggCGCATGCGGAGTGTGCTGTGCGCCTTAGACAGTTTTTGGATGAgtgaaatctcgtgcgttcACGTCATcgacatgcttatagcagtatatctgtagTTATACAGCTGATGTATAGTGctatgtatatcttataagtgaaattgaatggatttagtgaaaagttcAATGTGTATATTCTGTGCATTGtagaaataatgtttttgtttgattattatttgaatggccatgtccaatgatcgaaaTGATGcaaaaaatcaagtacattaaaatttactatacataaataatatgattgtatatcaattgatatttcaattgaattgtatttatattttatcatgatcttgtacagcccgtaatatatatgaataataacaaaccatataaatatgcatataaTTGTTGGTCAGAGTGTCAATAcatgtgaaaaccagattgatgttgataattttaattcaaatattatgaaatttcaaattttagtactaaaagttctaagtttCTAGAAcagctaatttaatttttttttattttaaattaaataggaaTTACTTTGATgtagataaaaaatgattatagaaggaatataatacaataattttacataaaatataaagagttttgattgattttaattagtgGTGCTCCTTTCAAATTGTAATGTTTTACTTCGAAGGAGCCCTACACAGACTTTTGATATTCAGAAACCTATTTTGGAACTAAAAAgacttaaaaatgattataaaatctatttattccatttaaaaaaaatattggtgaCGGTCCTGTTTTAATAACTTGGTAACATTTGACCATTTCAACATTTCATATACAATCGAATTGGATATAAAACCCAGTTTTGGCTAGTGTACGTGTTCCaatgcattaattaaaatttgagtcCATATCGCATGGGTTATTTCAGTTTGCGTACCGGTATTCAGCGAATATCCAATAACCCACCGCTAAATTCGATCGTAAACTGTGTAAATTCGGCACAAATTACATAAAGTATTCGACTAGAGTATGAATTGGCCGATATTAACCGCAGcggaatatttaaatgaatcaaACGAAAAGGACCgtggcaattaattaaaagtgggCGGTGAAATTCAAAAAGTTTTCCATCCTCAGAACACAATGAGAAATCATCGGAATATCCAATTTCGATAAACCGTAATTTGGTAAcggttaatattaaaatcgcaTTCGGGGGGATCGTTTTGCTTAGATTGTAACATGAATAGGGGCGAGATCAATTCATTAATGCTGTCGAGTTGCAAGTAGCAGTAACGATATTGGAGCAATATTCCCGTTACCTGCAACTTACAATAATGACTGCAGCAACTCGTCACGGGTGAATTAGCCGCTTTAATTAAGTTTGCAGCCTGTTCTTGATGGCGAGTTGCCGCTTGACGACGGTtcaacacaaaattttaactaatttatatagttattaaaaatttcaaggctCACGCCTCGCCgccactttttaattaatgcacgCCTCCCGACACATTTTTTACACGCCACGCCGAACTTCATACCTGAATTTGTATCGGCATTTTCTGATATTACGCTTTTAATTTgcgttttattaaactttttacgttCGACTTTTGTTCCAATTTAAGATATACACGGTGTACCAAATAGGTTGATTCACGACAACGATAAAAACATTTGGTTGGCACTTTTTACGTAGTATAAGACACTtatctcaaaaaattttacaattttgagataatatgTACAACTACTAAGTGGAAAACATAGTTGAATttgcctttaaaatataataaaaaaagcttCAAGTTATCTCtaaatttcaagataaaacatatggaaaattatatttttattagagtcTATGTTGAATCTTatgatatttgaataaaatactatttacatatctaatttaattttcgacaACTTTCAAGGGGAAAGTGTAGTAAAATTTgcctttaaaatatcataaaagaaACAAACTTCAAGTTATCTCTagctaagaaaaaatatttatgataaattttaagatacttAATATTGTTGgctataaaacatataatatatgtaattatatttttgttagagTCTATGTTGAAGCTTatgatatttgaataaaatactatttacatacctaatttaatttttgacatacaATAAAAGCTTTCAATTAGCACCTTCTTACTTAGTATAAGATACTTATCTCAAAAAATACCtccttacaattttaaaataatatgtacaacTTTCAAGGGAAAAGTGTAGTAAAATTTgcctttaaaatatcataaaagaaACAAGCTTCAAGTTATCTCTAGCtaagaaaacaatatttatgaaaaatttcaagataCTTAATATTGTTGGCTATAAAACAtatggaaaattatatttttgttagagACTATGTTGAAGCTTatgatatttgaataaaatactatttacatacctaattaatttttgacatacaATAAAAGCTTTCAACTGGCACCTTCTTACTTAGTATAAGATACTTATCTCAAAAAATACCTCCttacaattttaagataatatgtACAACTTTCAATGGGAAAGTGTAGTACAATTTGCCtgtaaaatatcataaaagaaACAAGCTTCAAGTTATCTCTATCtaagaaaacaatatttatgaaaaatttcaagGTACTTAATATTGTTGGCTATAAACAtatggaaaattatatttttgtcagaGTCTATGTTGAAGCTTatgatatttgaataaatactatttacatatctaatttaatttttgacatacaATAAAAGCTTTCAACTGTCAACTTCTTACTT includes these proteins:
- the LOC109599270 gene encoding uncharacterized protein LOC109599270 isoform X1 yields the protein MSSQRYKSSEPALCEVYNNRMMKQEKRFETSRKISPALPKQTNTLRATSPNSNNSMPLKKTTKHHATSPPTKHISRLEEPDLKSKMKSVKKSNNETWANCLKNNKTKDPYGFNKYDPLRLVHFLTKELKSHVQNILPEDDCTRDMLGQLETALNRVPPEVATAIHLQQAIEFLPRSKSHSSINDEKPEKLEKSKKLQCKSIQTLTDKEDDNLHKMMVENTEKLEAQIKLLEETVEKLKQENEQKKNKLAVEKDNVAYYKGRLEELEKNHAETVNVKIYKMEEEKSTLETQISQLKLQLADVSKPREELRVLIKEMKKNKSDTDAELMKLRHQLKLSEIEKEKYMAVLAVRDRQINEIRNEMSQLQEVVNEQLMELHSNAFSNLPSQTCSDSDIISESKETGDSLPSPITRGNPRYKRQEEMFKNMPEGDITDRDKIFENLIDLENEIDHVKPKDKIDSEKPPLYEATNSQVSIKDVLTELKRQVYSVSGQSMSS
- the LOC109599270 gene encoding uncharacterized protein LOC109599270 isoform X3, with product MSSQRYKSSEPALCEVYNNRMMKQEKRFETSRKISPALPKQTNTLRATSPNSNNSMPLKKTTKHHATSPPTKHISRLEEPDLKSKMKSVKKSNNETWANCLKNNKTKDPYGFNKYDPLRLVHFLTKELKSHVQNILPEDDCTRDMLGQLETALNRVPPEVATAIHLQQAIEFLPRSKSHSSINDEKPEKLEKSKKLQCKSIQTLTDKEDDNLHKMMVENTEKLEAQIKLLEETVEKLKQENEQKKNKLAVEKDNVAYYKGRLEELEKNHAETVNVKIYKMEEEKSTLETQISQLKLQLADVSKPREELRVLIKEMKKNKSDTDAELMKLRHQLKLSEIEKEKYMAVLAVRDRQINEIRNEMSQLQEVVNEQLMELHSNAFSNLPSQTCSDR
- the LOC109599270 gene encoding uncharacterized protein LOC109599270 isoform X2; protein product: MMKQEKRFETSRKISPALPKQTNTLRATSPNSNNSMPLKKTTKHHATSPPTKHISRLEEPDLKSKMKSVKKSNNETWANCLKNNKTKDPYGFNKYDPLRLVHFLTKELKSHVQNILPEDDCTRDMLGQLETALNRVPPEVATAIHLQQAIEFLPRSKSHSSINDEKPEKLEKSKKLQCKSIQTLTDKEDDNLHKMMVENTEKLEAQIKLLEETVEKLKQENEQKKNKLAVEKDNVAYYKGRLEELEKNHAETVNVKIYKMEEEKSTLETQISQLKLQLADVSKPREELRVLIKEMKKNKSDTDAELMKLRHQLKLSEIEKEKYMAVLAVRDRQINEIRNEMSQLQEVVNEQLMELHSNAFSNLPSQTCSDSDIISESKETGDSLPSPITRGNPRYKRQEEMFKNMPEGDITDRDKIFENLIDLENEIDHVKPKDKIDSEKPPLYEATNSQVSIKDVLTELKRQVYSVSGQSMSS